One region of Spiroplasma endosymbiont of Asaphidion curtum genomic DNA includes:
- a CDS encoding transposase family protein, protein MVGAKCYSYVPSLILFSGKKRQHSLKSQIIIDLFNNKIISVDFCYGSIHDYKLFLKSNTLINPKLELIADSGYQGLQNVHIDL, encoded by the coding sequence TTGGTAGGTGCAAAATGTTATAGTTATGTACCAAGTCTAATATTATTTTCTGGTAAGAAAAGGCAACATTCATTAAAATCGCAAATAATTATTGATTTATTTAACAATAAAATTATTTCAGTAGATTTTTGTTATGGCAGTATTCATGATTATAAGTTATTTTTAAAATCAAATACACTTATAAATCCAAAATTAGAATTAATTGCTGATTCAGGATATCAAGGTTTGCAAAATGTTCATATTGATTTATAA
- a CDS encoding IS30 family transposase: MGYKHLGIYERIYIENQLKFKVKISEIAKNLNRSISTIIREVNRNKDSNHYFSLIAQNKAENRKQSHVYFHKFKNRELVKYVQQKLLLGWSPEQIYGRIKNFHKEWIISFKTIYNWIYSGLLEKVTNKNLRRKGKKRKSQENRGKFNGKSIKERNINVNNRITVGHWEGDTVVSSRGKSKSCLITLVERTSRFTLAMLVENRTTKVVNENISHYLSILPNNLVKTITFDRGKEFSNWQQLEKNLNVKIYFANAYSPWQRGTNENTNGLIREKFPKKFNFSNTTKNAVHKFILSLNQRPRKILNYLSPIEYLVRKII; this comes from the coding sequence ATGGGTTACAAACATCTTGGCATATATGAAAGAATTTATATTGAGAATCAATTGAAGTTTAAAGTAAAAATTAGTGAAATAGCTAAAAATCTTAATCGAAGTATTAGTACTATTATTCGAGAAGTCAATAGAAATAAAGATAGTAATCATTATTTTTCATTAATTGCACAAAATAAAGCAGAAAACAGAAAACAATCACATGTTTATTTTCATAAGTTTAAAAATAGAGAATTAGTAAAATATGTACAACAAAAATTACTATTAGGTTGATCGCCTGAACAAATTTATGGCAGAATTAAAAATTTTCATAAAGAATGAATTATTAGTTTTAAAACAATTTACAATTGAATTTATTCTGGATTACTTGAAAAAGTTACTAATAAAAATTTAAGAAGAAAAGGTAAGAAACGAAAATCTCAAGAAAATCGCGGTAAATTTAATGGTAAATCAATTAAAGAACGAAATATTAATGTTAATAATCGTATAACTGTTGGCCATTGAGAAGGTGATACTGTAGTATCATCACGAGGTAAAAGTAAATCATGTTTAATAACTTTAGTTGAAAGAACATCAAGATTTACTTTAGCAATGTTAGTTGAAAATAGAACTACTAAAGTTGTTAACGAAAACATTAGCCATTATTTATCAATTCTTCCAAATAATCTTGTTAAGACTATAACATTTGATAGGGGTAAAGAATTTTCTAATTGACAACAACTTGAAAAAAATTTAAATGTGAAAATTTATTTTGCTAATGCGTATTCGCCTTGACAAAGAGGTACTAATGAAAATACTAATGGTTTAATTAGAGAAAAATTTCCTAAAAAATTTAATTTTTCAAATACTACTAAAAATGCAGTTCATAAATTTATATTGTCTTTAAACCAAAGACCAAGAAAAATACTAAATTATCTTTCACCAATCGAATATTTGGTTAGAAAAATAATTTAG
- a CDS encoding APC family permease: MSQNVARKYGLFMCLCMVVGTVIGTGIFFKNEGVYGFVNGNGALGIIAWIIGGVVAISFGLSFMEISSAKQDSNSGIALYAKMFAGSKFGRVVRNAMNNIYLPLTAFTVAYYTSKASVWAIGGGQDAEMRLANVLGGSNVYELVLSIFAVLYTLFVIVCCIYNESISKWVQMITVVLKLIPLIFIGVAGLIVVNAGAGAFLETGLGDPKKYEIVKNKGHFEMLLMALPGILFAFDGFLSTTYIQKDVRNSSKNIPLALVFGLTGITFIYVLTSISTLNLDPSGSVAIAAGKIFNNPTVNAVCTRLIFIFILISAFGTLNGYCFSMTKLTRSSLDDGFVVGNDKIWQKVINRFGIKTATLMVMGVLFAVWIVIMALPTIVTDDNYNFFDFISNAGVVMAFMLYGVIIFYGLLNRYRKKIKTLNAWYFIPAAIISILCITLILGYNVYFYFALLVTFENKVGAILQIFFLLLILALPWLGLFMKDNELENDNEAGNVSELGQSTSDNGTNKFSNGNGEENIEENMGV; this comes from the coding sequence ATGAGTCAAAATGTCGCAAGAAAATATGGTTTATTTATGTGCCTCTGTATGGTTGTGGGGACAGTAATTGGAACTGGGATTTTCTTTAAAAATGAAGGTGTTTATGGCTTTGTTAATGGTAATGGGGCCTTAGGAATAATTGCTTGAATTATTGGTGGTGTTGTAGCAATTTCTTTTGGTTTATCATTTATGGAAATTTCATCGGCAAAACAAGATAGTAATTCAGGAATTGCTTTATATGCAAAAATGTTTGCTGGTAGTAAATTTGGTCGTGTTGTTCGTAATGCAATGAATAATATTTATTTGCCATTAACTGCTTTTACAGTAGCTTATTATACGAGTAAGGCTTCTGTTTGAGCAATTGGTGGCGGTCAAGATGCGGAAATGCGTTTAGCAAATGTTTTAGGTGGTTCTAATGTGTATGAATTGGTATTAAGTATTTTTGCAGTTTTATACACTTTATTTGTTATTGTTTGTTGCATTTATAATGAATCAATTAGTAAATGAGTACAAATGATTACCGTTGTTTTAAAATTAATACCATTAATTTTTATTGGTGTTGCTGGATTAATTGTTGTTAATGCAGGAGCAGGTGCTTTTTTAGAAACTGGATTAGGTGATCCAAAGAAATATGAAATTGTTAAAAATAAAGGTCATTTTGAAATGCTATTAATGGCGTTACCAGGAATTCTTTTTGCCTTTGATGGTTTTTTATCAACAACTTATATTCAAAAAGATGTTCGGAATTCTAGTAAAAATATTCCTTTAGCTTTAGTTTTTGGTTTAACAGGAATTACTTTTATTTATGTCTTAACTTCAATTTCAACATTAAATTTAGACCCTAGTGGTAGCGTTGCTATTGCTGCGGGAAAAATATTTAATAATCCTACAGTTAATGCTGTTTGTACGCGATTAATTTTTATTTTTATTCTTATTAGTGCTTTTGGAACTTTAAATGGTTATTGTTTTTCAATGACAAAGTTAACAAGGTCATCATTAGATGATGGTTTTGTTGTTGGTAACGATAAAATATGACAAAAAGTTATTAATCGTTTTGGTATTAAAACAGCAACATTAATGGTGATGGGAGTATTATTTGCAGTTTGAATTGTAATTATGGCACTACCAACGATAGTTACTGATGATAATTATAATTTCTTTGATTTTATTAGTAATGCTGGTGTTGTGATGGCATTTATGTTATACGGTGTAATTATCTTTTATGGTTTATTAAATCGTTATCGTAAAAAAATTAAAACGCTTAATGCTTGATATTTTATTCCGGCAGCTATTATTTCTATATTATGTATTACTTTAATATTGGGATATAATGTTTATTTTTACTTTGCTTTATTAGTAACCTTTGAAAATAAAGTAGGAGCAATTTTACAAATTTTCTTTTTACTATTAATTCTTGCTTTGCCTTGATTAGGATTATTTATGAAAGATAATGAATTAGAAAATGATAATGAAGCTGGTAATGTATCAGAACTTGGACAATCAACAAGTGATAATGGGACAAATAAGTTTTCTAATGGTAATGGAGAAGAAAATATTGAAGAAAATATGGGCGTATAA
- a CDS encoding transposase family protein → MLFSGKKRQHSLKSQIIIDLFNNKIISVDFCYGSIHDYKLFLKSNTLINPKLELIADSGYQGLQNVHKNTLLPIKKSKNNLLNPDKKEYNSFLSKARIAIEHVFARLKRFKILVYRYRNKIRRFGLRFNLISGIYNFELS, encoded by the coding sequence TTATTATTTTCTGGTAAGAAAAGGCAACATTCATTAAAATCGCAAATAATTATTGATTTATTTAACAATAAAATTATTTCAGTAGATTTTTGTTATGGCAGTATTCATGATTATAAGTTATTTTTAAAATCAAATACACTTATAAATCCAAAATTAGAATTAATTGCTGATTCAGGATATCAAGGTTTGCAAAATGTTCATAAAAATACATTATTGCCAATTAAAAAGAGTAAAAATAATCTTTTAAATCCAGATAAAAAGGAATATAATAGCTTTTTAAGTAAAGCTAGAATTGCCATTGAACATGTTTTTGCTAGATTAAAAAGATTTAAAATACTAGTTTATCGTTATCGCAATAAGATTAGAAGATTTGGATTACGATTTAACTTAATTTCAGGAATATATAATTTTGAATTAAGCTAG
- a CDS encoding transposase family protein, protein MLDKYKDKNEFYSLIGIKYKTFMKMVEILKEAEAKQKQIGGRPNKLSIEQRLLMTLEYWKEYSTYRIIAKNIVLVMLVVFVISFELKIL, encoded by the coding sequence ATGTTAGATAAATACAAAGACAAAAATGAATTTTATAGTCTAATAGGCATAAAATATAAAACTTTCATGAAAATGGTAGAAATTTTAAAAGAAGCTGAAGCTAAACAAAAACAAATTGGTGGTAGACCAAATAAATTATCAATAGAGCAAAGATTACTTATGACTTTAGAATACTGAAAAGAATATAGTACATATCGTATTATTGCAAAAAATATAGTATTAGTCATGTTGGTTGTATTCGTAATATCTTTTGAGTTGAAAATACTCTAA
- a CDS encoding IS30 family transposase, translating to MYGRIKNFHKEWIISFKTIYNWIYSGLLEKITNKNLRRKGKKRKSQENRGKFNGKSIKERNINVNNRITVGHWEGDTVVSSRGKSKSCLITLVERTSRFTLAMLVENRTTKVVNENISHYLSILPNNLVKTITFDRGKEFSNWQQLEKNLNVKIYFANAYSPWQRGTNENTNGLIREKFPKKFNFSNTTKNAVHKFILSLNQRPRKILNYLSPIEYLVRKII from the coding sequence ATTTATGGCAGAATTAAAAATTTTCATAAAGAATGAATTATTAGTTTTAAAACAATTTACAATTGAATTTATTCTGGATTACTTGAAAAAATTACTAATAAAAATTTAAGAAGAAAAGGTAAGAAACGAAAATCTCAAGAAAATCGCGGTAAATTTAATGGTAAATCAATTAAAGAACGAAATATTAATGTTAATAATCGTATAACTGTTGGTCATTGAGAAGGTGATACTGTAGTATCATCACGAGGTAAAAGTAAATCATGTTTAATAACTTTAGTTGAAAGAACATCAAGATTTACTTTAGCAATGTTAGTTGAAAATAGAACTACTAAAGTTGTTAACGAAAACATTAGCCATTATTTATCAATTCTTCCAAATAATCTTGTTAAGACTATAACATTTGATAGGGGTAAAGAATTTTCTAATTGACAACAACTTGAAAAAAATTTAAATGTGAAAATTTATTTTGCTAATGCGTATTCGCCTTGACAAAGAGGTACTAATGAAAATACTAATGGTTTAATTAGAGAAAAATTTCCTAAAAAATTTAATTTTTCAAATACTACTAAAAATGCAGTTCATAAATTTATATTGTCTTTAAACCAAAGACCAAGAAAAATACTAAATTATCTTTCACCAATCGAATATTTGGTTAGAAAAATAATTTAG
- a CDS encoding helix-turn-helix domain-containing protein has protein sequence MGYKHLGIYERIYIENQLKFKVKISEIAKNLNRSISTIIREVNRNKDSNHYFSLIAQNKAENRKQSHVYFHKFKNRELVKYVQQKLLLG, from the coding sequence ATGGGTTACAAACATCTTGGCATATATGAAAGAATTTATATTGAGAATCAATTGAAGTTTAAAGTAAAAATTAGTGAAATAGCTAAAAATCTTAATCGAAGTATTAGTACTATTATTCGAGAAGTCAATAGAAATAAAGATAGTAATCATTATTTTTCATTAATTGCACAAAATAAAGCAGAAAACAGAAAACAATCACATGTTTATTTTCATAAGTTTAAAAATAGAGAATTAGTAAAATATGTACAACAAAAATTACTATTAGGTTAA
- the nadE gene encoding NAD(+) synthase, giving the protein MELQKYLDYLVQWLQEQVKLANAKGLIVGVSGGIDSAVTVALIKKAMSDNHLAVFMPCYSSSNDEILVKKLVTTLDLKLQIINLESAYNELQNNFNWHNALSPLQQKALVNCKPRLRMTSLYALAQANEYLVVGTSNFDEWYTGYFTKHGDSACDILPLIHLLKSQINTVAKLLNIPQEIINQPPSAGLWAGQTDEKEMGITYAELDNFLNGQEKLLDNNIINKIKMMHKNTEHKRKSAIIPQKFVFKN; this is encoded by the coding sequence ATGGAATTACAGAAATATTTAGATTATTTAGTTCAATGATTACAAGAACAAGTAAAATTAGCTAATGCTAAAGGATTAATTGTTGGTGTATCTGGTGGTATTGATTCAGCTGTTACTGTTGCTTTGATTAAAAAAGCAATGTCGGATAACCATTTAGCTGTTTTTATGCCTTGTTATTCATCAAGTAATGATGAAATTTTAGTAAAAAAATTAGTAACGACATTAGATTTAAAATTACAAATTATTAATTTAGAGTCAGCTTATAATGAATTACAAAATAACTTTAATTGACACAATGCTTTATCACCGTTACAACAAAAAGCATTAGTTAATTGTAAACCACGCCTCCGAATGACTTCTTTATATGCCTTAGCACAAGCAAATGAATATTTAGTTGTCGGAACTAGTAACTTTGATGAATGATATACAGGCTATTTTACTAAACATGGTGATAGTGCTTGTGATATTTTACCGTTAATTCATTTATTAAAAAGTCAAATAAATACGGTTGCTAAGTTATTAAATATTCCACAAGAAATTATTAATCAGCCACCATCAGCAGGTTTATGAGCAGGGCAAACTGATGAAAAAGAGATGGGGATAACTTATGCTGAGTTAGATAACTTTTTAAACGGTCAAGAGAAATTGTTAGATAATAATATTATTAATAAAATTAAGATGATGCACAAAAATACTGAACATAAGCGAAAATCAGCAATTATTCCTCAAAAATTTGTTTTTAAAAATTAG
- the obgE gene encoding GTPase ObgE, whose protein sequence is MKFIDKITIKVKAGKGGDGAVAFRRELYVPKGGPAGGDGGNGGNIVFIGDEGINTLLLELNYQKEIKGDYGENGQHKNMHGKNAKNTYISVPIGTIIYDALNKEEIGDIVTNKQEVIVAIGGRGGKGNSRFANSRNRAPTIFTRGDLGVEKEITCELKLLADVGIIGMPNAGKSTLLGTISHAKPQIGDFPFTTLTPQLGVVKHQKFSFVVADLPGLIAGASLGKGLGYEFLRHIERCRLLVHLIDISLPNAYDNYSVIQKELKDYNLRLENKQQIVVASKMDQVDASHNLELFSKQIKQKVYSISAWTREGIESLVNIIHRQLQTIKKIPELKQEMAPTIYRFTPTNEEVIVENLGNGHWKVIGASVHRIYHKFPLTTHDNLLLFNQKLRDLGVFKILVKKGIQKGDTIKIFDYELQWLDENF, encoded by the coding sequence ATGAAATTTATTGATAAGATTACAATTAAAGTTAAAGCTGGCAAAGGTGGTGATGGTGCTGTTGCTTTTCGTCGTGAATTATATGTTCCAAAAGGTGGACCGGCTGGTGGTGATGGCGGTAATGGTGGTAACATTGTTTTTATTGGCGATGAGGGAATAAATACATTATTATTAGAATTAAACTATCAAAAAGAAATTAAAGGCGATTATGGCGAAAATGGGCAACATAAAAATATGCACGGTAAAAATGCTAAAAATACTTATATTAGTGTTCCCATAGGTACTATTATTTATGATGCTTTAAATAAAGAAGAAATTGGTGATATTGTTACTAACAAACAAGAAGTTATTGTTGCGATTGGTGGTCGTGGTGGTAAAGGAAATAGTCGTTTTGCTAATTCTAGAAATCGCGCCCCAACAATATTTACTCGTGGTGATTTAGGTGTTGAAAAGGAAATTACTTGTGAATTAAAATTATTAGCTGATGTTGGAATTATAGGTATGCCTAATGCTGGAAAGTCTACTTTATTAGGAACTATTTCTCATGCTAAACCACAAATTGGTGATTTTCCTTTTACAACTTTAACCCCGCAATTAGGTGTAGTTAAACATCAAAAATTTTCTTTTGTAGTTGCTGATTTACCAGGATTAATTGCTGGTGCTAGTTTAGGAAAAGGTTTAGGATATGAATTTTTACGGCATATTGAACGATGCCGGTTATTAGTTCATCTTATTGATATTAGTTTACCCAATGCTTATGATAATTATTCAGTGATTCAAAAAGAACTTAAAGATTATAATTTACGATTAGAAAATAAGCAACAAATAGTTGTTGCTAGTAAAATGGATCAAGTTGATGCTTCTCATAATTTAGAACTTTTTAGTAAGCAAATTAAACAAAAAGTTTACTCAATTTCTGCTTGAACTAGAGAAGGAATTGAATCATTAGTTAATATTATTCATAGGCAATTGCAAACTATTAAAAAAATACCAGAATTAAAACAAGAAATGGCACCAACAATCTATCGTTTTACACCAACAAACGAAGAAGTCATTGTTGAAAATTTAGGAAATGGTCATTGAAAAGTAATTGGCGCTAGTGTGCATCGCATTTATCACAAATTTCCATTAACAACACATGATAATTTATTATTATTTAATCAGAAGTTACGAGATTTAGGAGTTTTTAAAATTCTCGTTAAAAAAGGCATTCAAAAAGGAGATACAATTAAAATTTTTGATTATGAGTTGCAATGACTTGATGAAAATTTTTAA
- a CDS encoding transposase family protein gives MKMVEILKKAEAKQKQIGGRPNKLSIEQKLLMTLEYWKEYSTYRIIAKNIIAF, from the coding sequence ATGAAAATGGTAGAAATTTTAAAAAAAGCTGAAGCTAAACAAAAACAAATTGGTGGTAGACCAAATAAATTATCAATAGAGCAAAAATTACTTATGACTTTAGAATACTGAAAAGAATATAGTACATATCGTATTATTGCAAAAAATATAATAGCTTTTTAA
- the tyrS gene encoding tyrosine--tRNA ligase, giving the protein MDFLEELQVRGLLKQVTNSEKIKQAMNSNAGVYCGIDPTATSLHVGHLLQIVLLYRFSLAGFKPLAVIGGATGMIGDPSFKVEERKLLDAKTVKLNSVALALQLDKLLDHNIKVLNNNDWISKLSLIDYLRDLGKEFTINYMLDKESIKTRLVTGISYTEFSYMLLQAYDFWYLYKNYQCLVQIGGSDQWGNITAGIELIRKKEQDNHLASGLTIELLTQSNGVKFGKTEQGTIWLGANLTSPYILYQFFVNQNDADVEKLLKWLTLLSLNDILQIMEKHNANKVKRYAQKKLAKEIVAFVHSQQEVTMAINISEALFSQKVMQLQMSEIQQMKNAVPWITVSQEHKLIDLLLLLKVCSSKTQVRELLKSNAIYVNEQLITDENYLLSKDKLLYDKIVFIRKGKQHYYIVEVNNH; this is encoded by the coding sequence ATGGATTTTTTAGAAGAATTGCAAGTCCGAGGACTTTTAAAACAAGTTACTAATAGTGAAAAAATAAAACAGGCTATGAATAGTAATGCTGGTGTTTATTGTGGTATTGATCCAACAGCAACATCATTGCATGTTGGACATTTATTGCAAATTGTTTTATTATATCGCTTTTCATTAGCGGGTTTTAAACCGCTTGCTGTTATTGGTGGTGCGACGGGAATGATTGGTGATCCTAGTTTTAAAGTTGAAGAAAGAAAATTATTAGATGCTAAAACAGTAAAATTAAATAGTGTAGCGCTTGCTTTACAGTTAGATAAATTATTAGATCATAATATTAAAGTTTTAAATAATAATGATTGAATATCAAAATTAAGTTTAATTGATTATTTAAGAGACTTGGGGAAAGAGTTTACGATTAATTATATGCTTGATAAGGAATCAATTAAAACAAGGCTTGTAACAGGAATTTCTTATACTGAATTTTCTTATATGCTTTTACAAGCATATGATTTTTGGTATTTATATAAGAATTATCAATGTTTAGTTCAAATTGGTGGTAGTGACCAATGAGGGAATATTACTGCTGGAATTGAATTGATTCGGAAAAAAGAACAAGATAATCATTTAGCAAGCGGATTAACGATTGAATTATTAACGCAAAGTAATGGTGTTAAGTTTGGTAAAACTGAGCAAGGAACAATTTGGTTAGGCGCTAATTTAACATCACCATATATTTTGTATCAGTTTTTTGTTAATCAAAATGATGCTGATGTTGAAAAACTTTTAAAATGATTAACTTTGCTATCATTAAATGATATTTTGCAAATAATGGAAAAACATAATGCTAATAAGGTTAAAAGATATGCCCAAAAAAAATTAGCAAAAGAAATCGTTGCTTTTGTTCATTCGCAACAAGAAGTTACGATGGCGATTAATATTAGTGAAGCATTATTTTCGCAAAAAGTTATGCAGTTACAAATGAGTGAAATTCAACAAATGAAAAATGCTGTTCCGTGGATAACTGTTAGTCAAGAACATAAACTTATTGATTTACTTTTGTTACTTAAAGTATGTAGTTCTAAAACTCAAGTTCGAGAACTATTAAAGAGTAATGCTATTTATGTTAATGAGCAACTTATTACTGATGAAAACTATTTATTATCTAAAGATAAATTGCTATATGACAAAATAGTTTTTATTCGTAAAGGTAAACAACATTATTATATTGTTGAAGTTAATAACCATTAA
- a CDS encoding nicotinate phosphoribosyltransferase: MTKFKFDVRIKEGYYSAIYFLKTQKILKKYFPNNIVTMQFFQRQDNVMLCGIDEVIALLKEFVTPLEKISVYALNDGDIIKANIPVLKITGPYHLFGYLEGIIDGILARRSSVATNCNEILKVSNDKPIIFMFERNDDYINQQGDGYAAYIAGIKSQVTRAQTEWWNNQEILIGTMPHALIHGFNGDIIKSLEAYSELFPNDKLVALVDFDNDVINTSLKVCRHFQNRLSAVRVDTSISLVDKYFTVKENQEKYYIENIMGINPILIKALRKAMDDEGFNNVKIIVSSGFDKAKISWFIDDNTPVDFYGVGATIGKFDIHFTGDLVQLNDKNFAKVGRENIENDKLVQKI; this comes from the coding sequence ATGACAAAGTTTAAGTTTGATGTTCGTATTAAAGAAGGTTATTATAGTGCCATTTATTTTTTAAAAACCCAAAAAATTCTTAAAAAGTATTTTCCTAATAATATTGTTACCATGCAATTTTTTCAAAGACAAGATAATGTTATGCTTTGTGGTATTGATGAAGTTATAGCATTATTGAAAGAATTTGTAACGCCATTAGAAAAAATATCTGTTTATGCTTTAAATGATGGTGATATTATTAAAGCTAATATTCCAGTTTTAAAAATAACAGGCCCCTATCATTTATTTGGTTACTTAGAAGGAATTATTGATGGCATTTTAGCAAGAAGAAGTAGTGTTGCTACTAATTGTAATGAAATTTTAAAAGTTAGTAATGATAAACCAATCATCTTTATGTTTGAACGTAATGATGACTATATTAATCAACAAGGTGATGGTTATGCAGCATATATTGCTGGTATTAAATCACAAGTTACTAGAGCACAAACTGAATGATGAAATAATCAAGAAATATTGATTGGGACAATGCCACACGCTTTAATTCATGGTTTTAATGGTGATATTATTAAATCTTTAGAAGCTTATAGTGAATTATTTCCTAATGATAAGTTAGTAGCTTTAGTTGATTTTGATAATGATGTTATTAATACTAGTTTAAAAGTATGTCGTCATTTTCAAAATCGTCTTAGTGCTGTTCGGGTTGATACTAGCATTAGTTTAGTTGATAAATATTTTACTGTTAAAGAAAATCAAGAGAAATATTATATTGAAAATATTATGGGTATAAATCCAATTTTAATTAAAGCTTTAAGAAAAGCAATGGATGATGAAGGTTTTAATAATGTGAAAATTATTGTTAGTTCTGGATTTGATAAAGCGAAGATTAGTTGATTTATTGATGATAATACACCAGTAGATTTTTATGGTGTGGGAGCAACTATTGGTAAGTTTGATATTCATTTTACTGGTGATTTAGTGCAGTTAAATGATAAGAATTTTGCTAAAGTTGGTCGTGAAAATATTGAAAATGATAAGTTAGTACAGAAAATCTAA
- a CDS encoding DegV family protein, with the protein MKQYIILVDSATGYDEEQAKEHNLAFVPLMISVNNKTIADNNKEITIDKFYKILETEPIKTSQTPPGILKKKLDELLQKYEQILFFPISSHLSGQYQSAILLAQDNAYKNKVYIIDSEAVGDINKEMINRAKLFLQERPINELQGFIDEQKTKYCAFILPYQLDTLVRGGRISSSAAALANLLKIKPILEFNGFIDKFDKTRTFKKAIKEVLKEIKKRYDSSGELTIMHSLCDIELKEEVIKIITKEKFTIKHMSLISNVIAAHTGYNTFVLVYWIK; encoded by the coding sequence ATGAAGCAATACATTATCTTAGTGGACTCAGCAACTGGTTATGATGAAGAACAAGCAAAAGAACATAATCTGGCATTTGTCCCTTTAATGATAAGTGTTAACAATAAAACTATTGCTGACAATAATAAAGAAATTACTATTGATAAGTTTTATAAAATTTTAGAAACTGAACCAATTAAAACTAGTCAAACACCACCAGGAATTTTAAAAAAAAAATTAGATGAACTACTACAAAAATATGAACAAATTCTTTTCTTTCCCATTTCTTCGCACCTTTCGGGGCAATATCAAAGTGCAATATTACTAGCTCAAGATAATGCTTATAAAAACAAAGTCTATATAATTGATAGCGAAGCAGTTGGCGATATTAATAAAGAAATGATTAACCGAGCAAAACTATTTTTACAAGAACGACCTATTAATGAATTACAAGGTTTTATTGATGAACAAAAAACAAAATATTGTGCCTTCATACTTCCCTATCAATTAGATACATTGGTTCGTGGGGGCAGAATTAGCAGTTCTGCTGCCGCCTTAGCAAATTTATTAAAAATTAAACCAATACTAGAATTTAATGGTTTTATTGATAAATTTGATAAAACAAGAACATTTAAAAAAGCAATTAAAGAAGTTTTAAAAGAAATCAAAAAGCGCTATGACAGTAGTGGCGAATTAACAATCATGCATTCATTATGTGATATTGAATTAAAAGAAGAAGTAATTAAAATCATTACTAAAGAAAAATTTACAATTAAGCATATGAGTTTAATATCTAATGTTATTGCTGCCCACACCGGATATAATACATTTGTACTTGTATATTGAATAAAGTAA